Proteins encoded in a region of the Trichosurus vulpecula isolate mTriVul1 chromosome 9, mTriVul1.pri, whole genome shotgun sequence genome:
- the SIT1 gene encoding signaling threshold-regulating transmembrane adapter 1 yields MNTKDCLNVTAGFPGLHCAFGLWAVLGVVTLLLLLALAEHLVRWTREKNKIFQGQESPKRPVEEVPLYGNLTYLQTGRLPQKPGPILQEQSGDIPRAREEAMCYASLQLQPPQGRPPGPSAGPPIKYSEVVMLEPEQSTPTPRLPEPELYASVGSQTRRAAFPDEDYANSQPGDG; encoded by the exons aTGAATACGAAAGATTGCTTAAATGTTACAGCTG GGTTCCCTGGCTTGCACTGCGCTTTTGGGCTGTGGGCCGTGCTGGGGGTGGTGACCCTGTTGCTGCTTTTGGCACTGGCTGAACACCTAGTCCGATGGACCAGAGAAAAGAACAAGATATTCCAGGGACAGGAAAG CCCCAAGAGACCTGTGGAAGAGGTACCACTTTATGGGAACCTGACATACCTACAAACAG GACGGCTACCACAGAAGCCAGGGCCTATCCTGCAGGAGCAATCAGGAGACATCCCTCGA GCAAGGGAGGAAGCTATGTGCTACGCCAGCCTGCAGCTGCAGCCTCCTCAGGGACGCCCCCCAGGGCCCAGTGCAGGGCCACCCATCAAGTATTCAGAAGTGGTGATGCTGGAGCCTGAGCAGTCCACCCCCACGCCCCGGCTCCCAGAGCCTGAACTCTACGCTTCCGTGGGCTCCCAGACCCGCCGGGCAGCCTTTCCTGATGAGGACTATGCCAACAGCCAGCCAGGAGATGGATGA
- the LOC118831442 gene encoding uncharacterized protein LOC118831442 yields MMPRGRAWTQQEISCLLTLIQDSGEVTLLMASTSRPNEALWKSISQGLGASGYGRSVAQCRSKWKALKQAFYSEWETSRQAGGPSPQPPPHYRTMKRLWKAAGRPVFGERRLPGSDTNLETGPQPCAKKESTSPEEKQASPAPSQIPEEPPALVPEIPVRPDLVPQGVREEPTHVSGLQGPGVVSLLQNMQELLVQILRTSRQQQALLESLAQDTVSHLHLLSDGLGQMGQTLQALLMYSPSWQSPWSLLTPTPTPTRPYPPALSLHSSHSPSITVAPASPCLKEETILPPPRFAPL; encoded by the exons ATGATGCCCAGGGGCCGGGCCTGGACCCAGCAGGAGATCAGCTGCCTCCTGACCCTGATCCAGGACTCTGGGGAGGTCACGCTGCTCATGGCCTCCACTTCAAGGCCCAATGAGGCCTTGTGGAAATCCATCTCCCAAGGGCTGGGGGCATCCGGCTATGGTCGAAGCGTGGCTCAGTGTCGATCCAAGTGGAAGGCGCTGAAGCAAGCCTTCTACTCAGAGTGGGAGACCAGCCGCCAGGCAGGAGGCCCCTCCCCTCAGCCCCCACCCCACTACCGCACCATGAAGAGACTGTGGAAGGCTGCAGGAAGGCCAGTTTTTGGAGAGCGTCGCCTGCCAG GCTCTGACACGAACCTTGAAACAGGACCGCAGCCTTGCGCCAAGAAAGAATCCACCT CTCCTGAGGAGAAGCAGGCCAGCCCTGCCCCCTCCCAGATTCCAG AAGAGCCTCCAGCCTTGGTACCAGAGATTCCAGTCAGACCAGATCTGGTCCCTCAAGGAGTCAGAGAAGAGCCCACCCATGTGTCAGGACTGCAAG GCCCTGGGGTGGTGAGCCTCCTCCAGAACATGCAGGAGCTTCTGGTGCAGATCTTGCGAACATCGAGGCAGCAGCAGGCGCTGCTGGAAAGCTTGGCCCAAGACACTGTCTCCCACCTGCACCTGCTGTCTGATGGCCTGGGCCAGATGGGCCAGACCTTGCAGGCCCTGCTGATGTACAGCCCCAGCTGGCAGAGTCCTTGGTCCCTGCTCACGCCCACACCCACTCCCACTCGACCTTACCCCCCTGCCCTGAGCCTGCACTCTTCCCATTCCCCCTCTATTACTGTTGCCCCTGCGAGCCCCTGCCTAAAGGAGGAGACCATCCTACCCCCACCCAGGTTTGCACCATTATGA